DNA from Strigops habroptila isolate Jane chromosome 6, bStrHab1.2.pri, whole genome shotgun sequence:
GtctgttcctgctgctttgcctACTGGAAGTAAAATAGTACTATTTGGTTTCTGACATAACTGATTACTATGGAAATTATTACCATGTCATAAACAGAGGATTTCATGTGTCGAATGTGCGGCAGGAACGCAGACGATTCTGTAAGCAGAAGATTCCTGGTAataaggaaaaagggaagagaaatgcagaaaacacaggatGCCTGTGCAAAATCCATTGTTGCAGATTCTTTTTCAGAAGGCATAACCTGCAAGAGCATGGGGATCAGTCAAGCTGTTTGCTGGGgttctttggttttaaatgagTAAGAAGATAAATGTGAATTTGTGCTtcaagaaataattattttattttgactcCAGCAGTTGGCGCTGGCCAAAGTGATTTCCGAGGGCATTCGATGTATGTCCCAGATCACTGTTCCACGCTAGGGAGACTAGACAGCTACCGCTCTGCTATGCAGCGCTCTGAAACCAAGGACACCAGCTGCCAGACGGAGGAAGTTAAAGTTGTGCCCCCTTCAATGAGAAGAATACGAGCGCAGAAAGGACAAGGCATTGCAGCCCAGATGTCTCAGTTCTCCAGCTCATCTGGAAACATGTCAGTGATGAGTGATTCTGCTGCAGTTATATTTGCTTCTCGCCAAAATAGTGACATAGGTTTTCACAGCTTGCCTCGGGCTGGTGCAAGAGTGTCTCTGCAGTCCCTAGAGCAGACACAGAGCATCCCTAGGCAGACAGAAGACATCGCTGGCTCTTTACCCCACCAGATAAGTAAATTGCAAGCGGATGATGGTGTTGTGCATCTGAGGAATAATTCCACAACAGGGACCCTGTCGAGGCCGAGGTCTCAAGAGGTGAGAAGCTACGATAGCGAAAAGTCCGCAAGCCCAGCTTGTGTGGTCTCTCCTCATGCCACCTACTCAACAAGCATCATACCCAATGCAACACTCTCATCCTCTTCAGAAGTTATTGTTATTCATGCTGCCCAGAGTGTTGGATCATTGGATAGTAAAATTACCAACTCCACTGCCTACCCAAAGCCAAGAGACAATCCTGTTGCCAGCAGTGCAGTAAGCGGAAAAGAAGATCACCATTCTTCAAGCGGTAACTGGAGTGAGAGTAGCTCCACACGTCATTCTCAGACATCAGATACCATCCCATCTAATGCTGTCATGATGCTTTCTCTTGGTGACTCTGCTGTCTCTCTTAGCACTCCTGGAAATGCAGAGGCTGGGTCTCAGGGCATGGGCTACAGCTGTAGGAACAATCTCGCTCTACCAAGTCCTTCCCAGGACAGCGACGGTCGGAGCGATTCCAGCTGTTCAGGGGAGCGAGCACAAGCGGCAGTGAACAGCACAGAGCATTGGCTGTACAAGtctgcagaaaacagtgagACTCCTTCACACAAGGTGGTTTGTACCACACCAGGCTGTGCCACTCCCAGGAGcaacctgagcagcagcagcctggagaggacTTCGGTCAGGGATGATTCTACTTCTCTGTATTCTGTGGACCATGATGGTTATTACGGTTCTGTGCACATGGACTCTGGACTGAAGTCAGACATGTCTTGCGATAGTTCTAATGGTTTTGGGAACTCCAGAGACAGCGTGATAAATGTCtttgaaggaaaggagaagaaacatcAGGATGACCAGTCAGGCCAAGGTGAAAAATCCCTTGTAAGAAACATCTCtctgaaaaaggcaaagaagcCGCCTTTGCCGCCATCCAGAACAGACTCACTCAGGAGGATGCCCAAGAAAAAAGCCCAGTCGAATGGACAGGTACTTGATGAAACCCTCATTGCCACCCTCCAGCATTCCCTGCAGTTGAATCTCCAATGCAAAAATGGCAGCTCCCCTTCCCAGAGCCCCTGCAGTGATTATGAGGATCCCTGGGTGTTGCGTTCCCGCAGCCAAAGCTCAATCAGCGCAAGCAGCAGTATGATGTCCACCACTGCTCCAAACCTTTACTCCATCTGCACGGTCACTCCCTCTCAGAGTGAAACAAGTAGCATCAAGTCGGAGTATGCAGACCAGTGGGGTTACTACAGTGACTATGCAGCAGTGGCAGATGACCAGGTAAAATCCCCAGTGACCCATTCTGCCAGCACATCATCTGCTCTCAGCGATTACAGCATCAGCCACTTCAGTGATGGCTCAAGGGCTTCTGTGCCACAAGTGCCCAGTGGACTGGCCAAACCAAAGAGCACTTCTCCGGAGAAATCCCACCGAGTCACATCGCCATCGAGTGGGTACTCCAGCCAGTCCAATACTCCCACTGCACTTACTCCAGTGcctgtcattttaaaatctgcatcATCAGGAAATGGGAAATCCAAGCTGAAGCCTAAAGTGCCTGAAAGGAAATCCTCTCTTCTGTCTTCGCTCTCCAtgtcttcctcctccacttctctttcttcaaaTACATCTACTGAAGGGAGCGTGAGTGTGAAGAAACTGGAGCCCGCCCTGAGCTCTGCTCCGGATCCTGGTGCTCCCCCTCCGCCACCTCTTCTGCCAGCACCTCCTCCACATTGCCCTGAAGtttctcctccacctcctcctcctccatcagaAGTCATGGATCTGTCACCACTGCCAGCCTCTCCCACCTTCCCCCCTCCGCCGCCGGAAGCTGATGTAAGTTCTTCCTTTGCCCAGACTGTCCCATGGTTTCCACAAGGAGCCTCCATCAGTTCGTTCTCTTCCCCTGGTCCTCCTCCTTCCACTTTCCCTTTAGCTGTCCCGCCACCAGCACCACCTCTTGATCCCAAACTAACAAAAGGTGCAACAATATACCAACAGTATTCTTTTAAGAAACGTAACCAGGAAGATTCTTGCTACAGTCCAGTGAAACAGCCACTCAACAAGCAAGATGCATCGAGACCTGTGATGCCGTTAGTAACTACCAAAGCATTGCAAATGGTGCAGCTGAGGTCTGTGAAAAAAGCGACAGAAGGTGAACCGTCACCTGAATCTGCTTCTGAAACCGCCTCTCAGGAAAAGGGTACTGTAAATTCATCATCTCAGTCTTCCCTAAAGCCATGTCTCTCACTGAGACTCAGCAGCAGCTTAGGCgaagaggaaatgaaaactcaaggcacttcatttaaaaactcaATTCAAACACTGGCTCGGGGTTCTCCTATCGTTCTCTCCGATAATGTACCTGCACTTGACAGCGATCAAAAGCCTGCAAGTGCAATGGCTCTGAACAAGTCTTTTGAAGCTGATGCACTGGGGACAACTGGTGAAGACACACCTGAGCCTCCAGTGCAGAGTGAAGACCTCCATTCTGGCATGTCACTTCAGGGGTCACCAGCATCTTCCGACAAGACTCAGGTCATATTGCCAAGCAAGAAACCACCTCCTATTTCAAAGAAACCCAAACTGTTCCTTGTTGTACCACCTCCACAGTTGGATCTTACAGTGGAGAAAATAGCTGAAGTGAGTGATACTGTCAGAAGCACATCAAGCCCAACTAAGAGAGACGCTGTGCTTGCACACTGCGAGGAGGCGAGAAATTGTCTTACAGATGGACTCAGTTCTAGCGAGATGGACTCTGGCAGCCTGGTTCCTGAGGGAGGAGCTGCCGGATTCACCTTCTCGGAGACAGTGGGAGCTAATGCCTTTGTGGTACAGCCTGCTGCATCACCAGTTCAAGAAGAAcccaggcaggaggagcagtCTGCTTTTGATGAAGGAAGCAGTTCGGGCAGCAGCCAAGACAGCAGCAGTAACACCGACGGGCACCTATCTCAAGAGAACGAAAGTGGTGAgtctctttcctctgccttttcttcagatgcagcaatattttaaagaagctgGGGAGTGAGAATAGCAATCCTAGCATTCAGGTGGGCTTCTGTAGAGAAAAGAACCTCTTGCAATAGTTACAACTGTAAGCCTAAAGAAAGTTGCAGGGACTCAATTAATACTTTATGAGATTTCTTACAATTCCTGACTTCTCAGTATTGcagacatggaaagaaaattatgctTTATCTAATTGTGCTAAGATTTCATGCTACGAAAATGTGGTTGGCTTTGTGAATTATGATTTTGCATGAGTGGAAGccacacacattttctttcagtggtgTTCTCTGCCTGTGTGTGAGAGCAAGCACAGGCATTTTGTGCTCTGCAGTTTCCTCAGCAAGTGTTGTTCTGAAATCACAGCAATGACAGCAGTGCACTCACTTGATCAGAGGCAGTGAGGGCAGGTTTTAGGACTGTATGCCTGTTGAGTTCCCACGATGACAGTAttgttcattttctctgcatAGTGGAGGTGTTTGAATCGGATACAGCACATAGTTCATTCCTGCCAAGCAGTGGTTATGGGGACGAGACGGACGGAGTGGCAACACCAGCGAGACCGAGGACTACCGAAGATCTTTTTGCAGCCATTCACAGGTACTGCAGAAATTGCCCTTCCCACAGTCAGGTCCTGTAGTTCTCTCAGAAATGAATTGAACGTTGTTTTACTAAAACACCCAATTACAACAGTCTTTGCTGTAACAGAAAGCACACATTTATCAGCTTTCTACTAAGGTGATacatgaaaaagataaaagaactCGTTTTTTATTGTtctacaaatatatttaatcaATTCTGAACTAAAGCTACCAGATTAAATCAATGTAGATTGTATTATAAATATCCTGCCCTTAAAATATCAGTTACATCTAGTATTTATTGTACTATTCTCAATCTGCCATATTAACTCTactgttgctttttctgtgtatcttttgttttcattctcgttcttctccatctctttttaCTCTCTTCGCTGCTTATATGGTGCAGTTTGGGACAGAGGCTCAACGCTAATGCTTCATGGCAAGCGTGGCTGAAACTGGCAAGTAACACAACATGTCAGTCATATGGCAAAACATATGGCAAACGCTGGATTATAGTTTGCCATAATCCAGCCTGAGGTCGGGTGTCTTGTGTCAAACTGGTTCATGAATGAAATGTGCAATACTGGCTCTATTATCAATGACATTATTCATttcccttaaaaacaaaatcacctTCAATAGGCAACTAGATTTTTGTGCTGTTCACCTGAGgttctaaaaaaaaagagaagaaaaaaaaaggcttaaaaccacaaaatgaaaCGTGTGCACCATTTAAACAGTACACACAGAAGACCATTACCACTCTGAACTACTGAGCTTGCTTTTAGACTAGAATCGACGTAGCAGTAGTGCCATCTTGTGGCTTTGTCTTTAACTTGGAAAGGTACAGGGACATCTCTTTATCTGGTCACAGAGAACACCTGGCAGCATCTGTATAGGTTTATTTAGGTATGTAGTCAGTTTGTGGAGCTGTGCATGAGTTCTGCATCAGGAGCACTGAGGGATGGGGAAAGCCTGTTGTGAGAACGTGGCTCGGAGACTGCAGCACTTGGGATGCAAATGCTAttcttttcatctttgaaaCTATCCTGTTTCGATGTTACAGAAATTCCATATATACGATACTGACTTTTTACAACTCACGGTTACTCTTTAGGACTTGGCCTGTGGGAGCTGTTCTAAAAATGGTCTGTTGCATTTGTGTTGCGTGGTGCTTACCAGGACTGCGACAAATCTGGTTTTAGAATGAAGTATTCTGGCCAGTAGCCTTTCTCCATTCTGTACGCAGATAGGGAGTGGATCTCtgtgtgtatgcacatacatataatTCGTGAGCTTATGGGGAAATGGACAATGGAACTGGATGTGACATAGTTAAAACTGCTTCACACATTTGTTATTAAGACCTTGCTTTTGCTGGCTTTAGACTTGAATTACTATCTTCCTTGGTggttaattaattaaaaatgggTTGGTGCCCCCCCTCCACCACTATTTGTAAAAGGTGTTATTTCAGCGATTGGCACTCCTGAATATGTGCTTTGGAGTAAGACGAGAAATTTAGTGGTATGTGCATTAAGGACAGGAAAAACAATCTAAGTTTAAGCCACAGTTTTCTTTGAATATATACCCTACCTCAGTCTGAAAAGccaccaaaaccaaatttgGTTCTTAATTTTAAGTTTCTGCCATAATTCATACATGCTAAGAAAAGCATGGACTGCTCTCCACTGCATTCACAGTCTAGCAATTCAGTGTCAAACCAGGATAACAGTCTTGCCCTAAAGATCTTTGCAACTGAATTTTGCTTTCCGTTTATTTGGAatttcatttgggttttggCAGCAGTATAACCTCAGCATCGCAGTGTTTAAAGATACCCACAGGCAGCCAAAAACCTAATGAAGGGAAGTCTTTTCCCTGTAACTCATGTGCACGCATGTTCGCATAGAGACTCGCAGAGCATCCAAGCACCAAATCCACTTGCTGCCTGTGGTACTGACACACAGTTAAATCCGGACAAGGTTCTGATGTTTGCCACTGCTAAAGGCATCATTTTATCCCTGTGCTATCTTCTGGTGTCCATTCATGCTCAGGCTGAATGGATGTCGGTATTACATTCTTCTTTCAGAAGGGCAggtggaggcagcagcagctgaaaataacAGCTCTTACAGCTGCCTGTGGGGGCATCGTAAGGGATCTGTGCATAAACTTCACCACTAGAGAGACAGCATCGCTCCAAAGCCTTGGCAGAGTTTATGgcagtgtctgttgctgccACCTACTCAGCTGTCAGATCCTGCTACTTTGTTTTcgaggggaggggaaggattATTGTCAATAGGCTGCAATGCATAAAGACATTTGGGCTTGCCTTGGCAAAATCTCAAGGCCTTTAAGAAAGTAGAGCTAAAGATCACGTTAAGTAGAAACCTGTTTTACAAGGGGAACAATCTGTATTGAACACATGCTTGATAAAAATTCATACCAAATTATAGCATGCTAATCTTGTAATAAGTCTCCTGACTTGTTTTAAACTTTGGCCAAAATAGCATATGTAAAAACAGCCTTTATACAATGTTTCTGAATTAATTCTTGCTTAGCCTGCaaagaagcaaagcagctttgctaCAGATACTGGGcatgtaaaacatttctgtaagaTTTCTAATAATGGGAAAATGGGGCAGTAGAAGTCCAGTTTCCACTTATTCCCACCTCCATAACTGGttcttagttttgtttttgttacCCCTGCACTTTACTTGAAATTAAAAA
Protein-coding regions in this window:
- the NHSL1 gene encoding NHS-like protein 1 isoform X7 codes for the protein MKKECVSRPFKLKQNPGSLSRAVSWINFSSLSRQTKRLFRSDGELSSMCVQQVDEDDENWIYRSQQRKAVSNLDEESRWTVHYTAPWHQQENVFLPSSRPPCVEDLHRQAKLNLKSVLRECDKLRRDGYRSSQYYSQGPTFSSSSSAICGSYQDDYEEIEQKCPVSSPEEEKLITIKRPKTPVSDDLSDINTQTNWTKSLPLPTPEEKMRQQAQAVQTDVVPINVTGENFDRQASIRRSLIYTDTVVRRPKKVKRRKTITGIPDNIQKELAVGAGQSDFRGHSMYVPDHCSTLGRLDSYRSAMQRSETKDTSCQTEEVKVVPPSMRRIRAQKGQGIAAQMSQFSSSSGNMSVMSDSAAVIFASRQNSDIGFHSLPRAGARVSLQSLEQTQSIPRQTEDIAGSLPHQISKLQADDGVVHLRNNSTTGTLSRPRSQEVRSYDSEKSASPACVVSPHATYSTSIIPNATLSSSSEVIVIHAAQSVGSLDSKITNSTAYPKPRDNPVASSAVSGKEDHHSSSGNWSESSSTRHSQTSDTIPSNAVMMLSLGDSAVSLSTPGNAEAGSQGMGYSCRNNLALPSPSQDSDGRSDSSCSGERAQAAVNSTEHWLYKSAENSETPSHKVVCTTPGCATPRSNLSSSSLERTSVRDDSTSLYSVDHDGYYGSVHMDSGLKSDMSCDSSNGFGNSRDSVINVFEGKEKKHQDDQSGQGEKSLVRNISLKKAKKPPLPPSRTDSLRRMPKKKAQSNGQVLDETLIATLQHSLQLNLQCKNGSSPSQSPCSDYEDPWVLRSRSQSSISASSSMMSTTAPNLYSICTVTPSQSETSSIKSEYADQWGYYSDYAAVADDQVKSPVTHSASTSSALSDYSISHFSDGSRASVPQVPSGLAKPKSTSPEKSHRVTSPSSGYSSQSNTPTALTPVPVILKSASSGNGKSKLKPKVPERKSSLLSSLSMSSSSTSLSSNTSTEGSVSVKKLEPALSSAPDPGAPPPPPLLPAPPPHCPEVSPPPPPPPSEVMDLSPLPASPTFPPPPPEADVSSSFAQTVPWFPQGASISSFSSPGPPPSTFPLAVPPPAPPLDPKLTKGATIYQQYSFKKRNQEDSCYSPVKQPLNKQDASRPVMPLVTTKALQMVQLRSVKKATEGEPSPESASETASQEKGTVNSSSQSSLKPCLSLRLSSSLGEEEMKTQGTSFKNSIQTLARGSPIVLSDNVPALDSDQKPASAMALNKSFEADALGTTGEDTPEPPVQSEDLHSGMSLQGSPASSDKTQVILPSKKPPPISKKPKLFLVVPPPQLDLTVEKIAEVSDTVRSTSSPTKRDAVLAHCEEARNCLTDGLSSSEMDSGSLVPEGGAAGFTFSETVGANAFVVQPAASPVQEEPRQEEQSAFDEGSSSGSSQDSSSNTDGHLSQENESVEVFESDTAHSSFLPSSGYGDETDGVATPARPRTTEDLFAAIHSLGQRLNANASWQAWLKLIQKESPWP
- the NHSL1 gene encoding NHS-like protein 1 isoform X1 is translated as MPFPLRTLEPLKLCRLEEAGGDGAERGGPAPGDPAGAAEGGGGRRRAAVPLFGALEQVSSYALVSLLMQLSDLSRCAGDIFGGILSEADSLCHRNARLQRRLGALEALLARLDHRKVKIPVSNLDEESRWTVHYTAPWHQQENVFLPSSRPPCVEDLHRQAKLNLKSVLRECDKLRRDGYRSSQYYSQGPTFSSSSSAICGSYQDDYEEIEQKCPVSSPEEEKLITIKRPKTPVSDDLSDINTQTNWTKSLPLPTPEEKMRQQAQAVQTDVVPINVTGENFDRQASIRRSLIYTDTVVRRPKKVKRRKTITGIPDNIQKELAVGAGQSDFRGHSMYVPDHCSTLGRLDSYRSAMQRSETKDTSCQTEEVKVVPPSMRRIRAQKGQGIAAQMSQFSSSSGNMSVMSDSAAVIFASRQNSDIGFHSLPRAGARVSLQSLEQTQSIPRQTEDIAGSLPHQISKLQADDGVVHLRNNSTTGTLSRPRSQEVRSYDSEKSASPACVVSPHATYSTSIIPNATLSSSSEVIVIHAAQSVGSLDSKITNSTAYPKPRDNPVASSAVSGKEDHHSSSGNWSESSSTRHSQTSDTIPSNAVMMLSLGDSAVSLSTPGNAEAGSQGMGYSCRNNLALPSPSQDSDGRSDSSCSGERAQAAVNSTEHWLYKSAENSETPSHKVVCTTPGCATPRSNLSSSSLERTSVRDDSTSLYSVDHDGYYGSVHMDSGLKSDMSCDSSNGFGNSRDSVINVFEGKEKKHQDDQSGQGEKSLVRNISLKKAKKPPLPPSRTDSLRRMPKKKAQSNGQVLDETLIATLQHSLQLNLQCKNGSSPSQSPCSDYEDPWVLRSRSQSSISASSSMMSTTAPNLYSICTVTPSQSETSSIKSEYADQWGYYSDYAAVADDQVKSPVTHSASTSSALSDYSISHFSDGSRASVPQVPSGLAKPKSTSPEKSHRVTSPSSGYSSQSNTPTALTPVPVILKSASSGNGKSKLKPKVPERKSSLLSSLSMSSSSTSLSSNTSTEGSVSVKKLEPALSSAPDPGAPPPPPLLPAPPPHCPEVSPPPPPPPSEVMDLSPLPASPTFPPPPPEADVSSSFAQTVPWFPQGASISSFSSPGPPPSTFPLAVPPPAPPLDPKLTKGATIYQQYSFKKRNQEDSCYSPVKQPLNKQDASRPVMPLVTTKALQMVQLRSVKKATEGEPSPESASETASQEKGTVNSSSQSSLKPCLSLRLSSSLGEEEMKTQGTSFKNSIQTLARGSPIVLSDNVPALDSDQKPASAMALNKSFEADALGTTGEDTPEPPVQSEDLHSGMSLQGSPASSDKTQVILPSKKPPPISKKPKLFLVVPPPQLDLTVEKIAEVSDTVRSTSSPTKRDAVLAHCEEARNCLTDGLSSSEMDSGSLVPEGGAAGFTFSETVGANAFVVQPAASPVQEEPRQEEQSAFDEGSSSGSSQDSSSNTDGHLSQENESVEVFESDTAHSSFLPSSGYGDETDGVATPARPRTTEDLFAAIHRSKRKVLGRKDSEDDRTRNHSPSPPVTPTGASPTLTTLKQAGSIQRSVRKSSTSNDNFKALLLKKGSRCDTSSRMSAAEMLKNTDPRFHRTKTDASPDVSDSPASCSPSKSKRAQEEWAKSEGLMPRSMSFSGTRYGRSRTPPSAASSKYNVRNRIQSSPMTVISEGDGEVVEQSEGRGRRTLEEQQERQLDMFNSDEMDANDFPFAEEAGCKETLDPTHLDLLTQPGTSRKYRSPSAE
- the NHSL1 gene encoding NHS-like protein 1 isoform X2, with the protein product MKKECVSRPFKLKQNPGSLSRAVSWINFSSLSRQTKRLFRSDGELSSMCVQQVDEDDENWIYRSQQRKAVSNLDEESRWTVHYTAPWHQQENVFLPSSRPPCVEDLHRQAKLNLKSVLRECDKLRRDGYRSSQYYSQGPTFSSSSSAICGSYQDDYEEIEQKCPVSSPEEEKLITIKRPKTPVSDDLSDINTQTNWTKSLPLPTPEEKMRQQAQAVQTDVVPINVTGENFDRQASIRRSLIYTDTVVRRPKKVKRRKTITGIPDNIQKELAVGAGQSDFRGHSMYVPDHCSTLGRLDSYRSAMQRSETKDTSCQTEEVKVVPPSMRRIRAQKGQGIAAQMSQFSSSSGNMSVMSDSAAVIFASRQNSDIGFHSLPRAGARVSLQSLEQTQSIPRQTEDIAGSLPHQISKLQADDGVVHLRNNSTTGTLSRPRSQEVRSYDSEKSASPACVVSPHATYSTSIIPNATLSSSSEVIVIHAAQSVGSLDSKITNSTAYPKPRDNPVASSAVSGKEDHHSSSGNWSESSSTRHSQTSDTIPSNAVMMLSLGDSAVSLSTPGNAEAGSQGMGYSCRNNLALPSPSQDSDGRSDSSCSGERAQAAVNSTEHWLYKSAENSETPSHKVVCTTPGCATPRSNLSSSSLERTSVRDDSTSLYSVDHDGYYGSVHMDSGLKSDMSCDSSNGFGNSRDSVINVFEGKEKKHQDDQSGQGEKSLVRNISLKKAKKPPLPPSRTDSLRRMPKKKAQSNGQVLDETLIATLQHSLQLNLQCKNGSSPSQSPCSDYEDPWVLRSRSQSSISASSSMMSTTAPNLYSICTVTPSQSETSSIKSEYADQWGYYSDYAAVADDQVKSPVTHSASTSSALSDYSISHFSDGSRASVPQVPSGLAKPKSTSPEKSHRVTSPSSGYSSQSNTPTALTPVPVILKSASSGNGKSKLKPKVPERKSSLLSSLSMSSSSTSLSSNTSTEGSVSVKKLEPALSSAPDPGAPPPPPLLPAPPPHCPEVSPPPPPPPSEVMDLSPLPASPTFPPPPPEADVSSSFAQTVPWFPQGASISSFSSPGPPPSTFPLAVPPPAPPLDPKLTKGATIYQQYSFKKRNQEDSCYSPVKQPLNKQDASRPVMPLVTTKALQMVQLRSVKKATEGEPSPESASETASQEKGTVNSSSQSSLKPCLSLRLSSSLGEEEMKTQGTSFKNSIQTLARGSPIVLSDNVPALDSDQKPASAMALNKSFEADALGTTGEDTPEPPVQSEDLHSGMSLQGSPASSDKTQVILPSKKPPPISKKPKLFLVVPPPQLDLTVEKIAEVSDTVRSTSSPTKRDAVLAHCEEARNCLTDGLSSSEMDSGSLVPEGGAAGFTFSETVGANAFVVQPAASPVQEEPRQEEQSAFDEGSSSGSSQDSSSNTDGHLSQENESVEVFESDTAHSSFLPSSGYGDETDGVATPARPRTTEDLFAAIHRSKRKVLGRKDSEDDRTRNHSPSPPVTPTGASPTLTTLKQAGSIQRSVRKSSTSNDNFKALLLKKGSRCDTSSRMSAAEMLKNTDPRFHRTKTDASPDVSDSPASCSPSKSKRAQEEWAKSEGLMPRSMSFSGTRYGRSRTPPSAASSKYNVRNRIQSSPMTVISEGDGEVVEQSEGRGRRTLEEQQERQLDMFNSDEMDANDFPFAEEAGCKETLDPTHLDLLTQPGTSRKYRSPSAE
- the NHSL1 gene encoding NHS-like protein 1 isoform X4, producing MKKECVSRPFKLKQNPGSLSRAVSWINFSSLSRQTKRLFRSDGELSSMCVQQVDEDDENWIYRSQQRKAVSNLDEESRWTVHYTAPWHQQENVFLPSSRPPCVEDLHRQAKLNLKSVLRECDKLRRDGYRSSQYYSQGPTFSSSSSAICGSYQDDYEEIEQKCPVSSPEEEKLITIKRPKTPVSDDLSDINTQTNWTKSLPLPTPEEKMRQQAQAVQTDVVPINVTAVGAGQSDFRGHSMYVPDHCSTLGRLDSYRSAMQRSETKDTSCQTEEVKVVPPSMRRIRAQKGQGIAAQMSQFSSSSGNMSVMSDSAAVIFASRQNSDIGFHSLPRAGARVSLQSLEQTQSIPRQTEDIAGSLPHQISKLQADDGVVHLRNNSTTGTLSRPRSQEVRSYDSEKSASPACVVSPHATYSTSIIPNATLSSSSEVIVIHAAQSVGSLDSKITNSTAYPKPRDNPVASSAVSGKEDHHSSSGNWSESSSTRHSQTSDTIPSNAVMMLSLGDSAVSLSTPGNAEAGSQGMGYSCRNNLALPSPSQDSDGRSDSSCSGERAQAAVNSTEHWLYKSAENSETPSHKVVCTTPGCATPRSNLSSSSLERTSVRDDSTSLYSVDHDGYYGSVHMDSGLKSDMSCDSSNGFGNSRDSVINVFEGKEKKHQDDQSGQGEKSLVRNISLKKAKKPPLPPSRTDSLRRMPKKKAQSNGQVLDETLIATLQHSLQLNLQCKNGSSPSQSPCSDYEDPWVLRSRSQSSISASSSMMSTTAPNLYSICTVTPSQSETSSIKSEYADQWGYYSDYAAVADDQVKSPVTHSASTSSALSDYSISHFSDGSRASVPQVPSGLAKPKSTSPEKSHRVTSPSSGYSSQSNTPTALTPVPVILKSASSGNGKSKLKPKVPERKSSLLSSLSMSSSSTSLSSNTSTEGSVSVKKLEPALSSAPDPGAPPPPPLLPAPPPHCPEVSPPPPPPPSEVMDLSPLPASPTFPPPPPEADVSSSFAQTVPWFPQGASISSFSSPGPPPSTFPLAVPPPAPPLDPKLTKGATIYQQYSFKKRNQEDSCYSPVKQPLNKQDASRPVMPLVTTKALQMVQLRSVKKATEGEPSPESASETASQEKGTVNSSSQSSLKPCLSLRLSSSLGEEEMKTQGTSFKNSIQTLARGSPIVLSDNVPALDSDQKPASAMALNKSFEADALGTTGEDTPEPPVQSEDLHSGMSLQGSPASSDKTQVILPSKKPPPISKKPKLFLVVPPPQLDLTVEKIAEVSDTVRSTSSPTKRDAVLAHCEEARNCLTDGLSSSEMDSGSLVPEGGAAGFTFSETVGANAFVVQPAASPVQEEPRQEEQSAFDEGSSSGSSQDSSSNTDGHLSQENESVEVFESDTAHSSFLPSSGYGDETDGVATPARPRTTEDLFAAIHRSKRKVLGRKDSEDDRTRNHSPSPPVTPTGASPTLTTLKQAGSIQRSVRKSSTSNDNFKALLLKKGSRCDTSSRMSAAEMLKNTDPRFHRTKTDASPDVSDSPASCSPSKSKRAQEEWAKSEGLMPRSMSFSGTRYGRSRTPPSAASSKYNVRNRIQSSPMTVISEGDGEVVEQSEGRGRRTLEEQQERQLDMFNSDEMDANDFPFAEEAGCKETLDPTHLDLLTQPGTSRKYRSPSAE